In a single window of the Subtercola sp. PAMC28395 genome:
- a CDS encoding proline dehydrogenase family protein: MTDILQSEHDPRTAESTATPDEQRTDGLRAEALALTDDVVALVRRWLAESSTVPVDASAAQLAGVLKDPNGLAFTVGFVDGVVRPEDLAVAARNLHALAPRVPAFLPWYMRAAVRVGGTLAPALPRLVVPASRVVLRRMVGHLIIDATPSKLGRAIAKIKSRGVKLNVNLLGEAVLGAHEAERRLTGTRALLAREDVDYVSIKVSSTVAPHSPWAFTESVEHVITSLTPLFELAARASRPKFINLDMEEYKDLELTMAVFQGILDQPQLKNLEAGIVLQAYLPDALSAMMRLQAWAAERRTQGGAGIKVRIVKGANLPMEQVESSLHDWPLATLESKQATDTNYKRVISYALHPDRIDNVRIGVAGHNLFDLAFAWLLAEKRGVKRGIEFEMLLGMASGQAEAVRRDVGGLLLYTPVVHPAEFDVAIAYLIRRLEEGASTDNFMSAVFELTSNDELFEREKQRFLASVEALDSTVPSGNRTQNRQHAAAPADTSAFHNTVDTDPALPANQAWGRSIIDRVTSSELGVAAVHAATIATVAELDAVIEDARQNAAAWGALSGADRGAVLHRAADSLERHRAELLEVMAAETGKTLDQSDPEVSEAIDFAHYYAERAAELDSVAGATFVPARLTVVTPPWNFPVAIPAGGVTAALAAGSAVVIKPAPQAERSGAVMVEALWEAGVPREVLKMVQFEESSLGAELISDPRVDRVILTGAFETAELFRSFRADLPLLAETSGKNAIIVTPSADLDLAARDVVSSAFGHAGQKCSAASLVILVGSVAASSRFNNQLADAVRALKVGYPSDATTQMGPIIEPASGKLLRALTTLAPGESWVVQPTQLDESGRLWSPGVRSGVKRGSEFHLTEYFGPVLGIMTAQTLEEAIALQNQVHYGLTAGLHSLEPAEISTWIDTVEAGNLYVNRGTTGAVVRRQPFGGWKKSAVGPGTKAGGPNYLVGLGSWVAAPTRSADDFLTRSRASDVSAWATEFGVARDISGLSAEQNVFRYRPVPVTIRLNAGESPEKLARVISAAATAGSGVTVSAAEAGALTDAVGMLTSREAAAVTTAVAKAVTESDAEWLARASILPAGRIRLITSDPEAGAVFARATDGRVDLAVYSNEVTESGRLELLPFLREQAISVTAHRFGSPTALWSAEGGRG, translated from the coding sequence ATGACCGACATCCTGCAGAGCGAACACGACCCCCGCACGGCTGAGAGCACCGCGACGCCCGATGAACAGCGCACCGACGGACTGCGCGCCGAGGCCCTCGCCCTGACCGACGACGTGGTCGCCCTCGTTCGCCGGTGGCTCGCCGAGTCATCCACCGTTCCCGTCGACGCCTCGGCCGCCCAGCTCGCCGGCGTGCTGAAAGACCCGAATGGCCTCGCCTTCACTGTCGGGTTCGTCGACGGCGTGGTGCGCCCCGAAGACCTGGCTGTCGCTGCCCGCAACCTGCACGCCCTCGCACCGAGGGTGCCCGCATTCCTGCCCTGGTACATGCGTGCGGCCGTTCGCGTCGGTGGCACGCTCGCCCCGGCCCTGCCCCGCCTTGTGGTGCCTGCCTCCCGTGTCGTTCTGCGCCGGATGGTCGGACACCTCATCATCGATGCGACACCGTCGAAGCTCGGCCGGGCCATCGCGAAGATCAAGTCCCGCGGCGTGAAGCTCAACGTCAACCTTCTCGGCGAGGCCGTTCTCGGCGCACACGAAGCCGAACGCCGCCTCACGGGCACCCGAGCCCTGCTCGCTCGCGAAGACGTGGACTACGTCTCGATCAAGGTCTCCTCCACCGTCGCCCCGCACTCCCCCTGGGCGTTCACCGAGTCCGTCGAGCACGTGATCACCAGCCTCACGCCACTCTTCGAGTTGGCTGCCAGGGCCTCACGGCCCAAGTTCATCAACCTCGATATGGAGGAGTACAAAGACCTCGAACTCACCATGGCGGTGTTCCAGGGCATCCTCGACCAGCCGCAGCTGAAGAACCTCGAAGCGGGCATCGTGCTGCAGGCCTATCTGCCCGATGCGCTCTCGGCGATGATGCGCCTGCAGGCCTGGGCGGCCGAACGACGCACACAGGGCGGCGCCGGAATCAAGGTGCGCATCGTCAAGGGCGCGAACCTCCCGATGGAGCAGGTCGAGTCGTCGCTTCACGACTGGCCCCTGGCCACGCTTGAGTCGAAGCAGGCCACAGACACCAATTACAAGCGTGTGATCAGCTATGCGCTGCACCCCGACCGCATCGACAACGTGCGCATCGGTGTGGCCGGGCACAACCTGTTCGACCTCGCTTTCGCGTGGCTGCTCGCCGAGAAACGCGGCGTGAAGCGCGGCATCGAGTTCGAGATGCTGCTCGGCATGGCGTCAGGTCAGGCCGAAGCCGTCAGGCGCGATGTCGGGGGGCTCTTGCTCTACACGCCGGTCGTGCATCCTGCTGAATTCGACGTGGCAATCGCCTACCTGATCCGCAGGCTCGAAGAGGGCGCCAGCACAGACAACTTCATGTCTGCCGTCTTCGAACTCACCAGCAACGACGAGCTCTTCGAGCGCGAGAAGCAGCGTTTTCTCGCTTCGGTCGAAGCTCTCGACAGCACGGTTCCCTCTGGTAATCGCACGCAGAACCGCCAGCACGCCGCCGCACCGGCCGACACCAGCGCGTTTCACAATACGGTCGACACCGACCCGGCGCTCCCGGCGAACCAGGCCTGGGGCCGCAGCATCATCGACCGCGTCACCTCCTCCGAACTCGGGGTGGCCGCAGTCCATGCGGCGACCATCGCTACGGTCGCCGAGCTCGACGCGGTGATCGAGGATGCCCGGCAGAACGCCGCCGCCTGGGGAGCCCTCAGCGGGGCAGACCGCGGTGCCGTGCTGCACCGGGCCGCAGACTCCCTCGAGCGGCACCGCGCCGAACTGCTTGAGGTGATGGCCGCCGAGACGGGAAAGACCCTCGACCAGTCCGACCCGGAGGTGTCGGAGGCCATCGACTTCGCGCACTACTACGCCGAGCGTGCTGCAGAGCTCGACTCTGTCGCCGGTGCGACCTTCGTTCCGGCCCGGCTCACGGTGGTGACGCCGCCGTGGAACTTTCCTGTCGCGATCCCCGCAGGCGGAGTGACTGCGGCATTGGCCGCGGGTTCGGCCGTCGTCATCAAGCCGGCACCGCAGGCCGAGCGCAGCGGAGCGGTCATGGTCGAAGCGCTCTGGGAGGCGGGTGTTCCGCGAGAGGTGCTGAAGATGGTGCAGTTCGAGGAGTCGTCGCTCGGCGCCGAGCTCATCTCCGACCCCCGGGTCGACCGCGTGATCCTCACCGGCGCGTTCGAGACGGCAGAGCTCTTCCGCTCGTTCAGGGCCGATCTGCCGCTCCTGGCGGAGACCAGTGGCAAGAACGCCATCATCGTCACGCCCAGCGCCGACCTCGACCTCGCGGCCCGCGACGTCGTCTCCTCGGCGTTCGGGCATGCCGGCCAGAAGTGCTCTGCGGCGTCGCTGGTCATCCTGGTGGGCTCGGTCGCCGCTTCGTCACGGTTCAACAACCAGCTCGCCGACGCCGTTCGTGCACTGAAGGTCGGCTACCCGAGCGACGCGACTACGCAGATGGGCCCGATCATCGAACCCGCCAGCGGCAAGCTCCTGCGGGCACTCACCACTCTGGCACCCGGCGAGAGCTGGGTGGTCCAGCCGACACAGCTCGATGAATCCGGGAGGCTGTGGAGCCCTGGCGTGCGTTCGGGTGTGAAGCGCGGTTCTGAGTTCCACCTCACCGAGTACTTCGGCCCGGTTCTCGGCATCATGACGGCCCAGACGCTCGAGGAGGCGATCGCCCTGCAGAACCAGGTGCACTACGGCCTCACCGCGGGCCTCCACTCGCTCGAGCCCGCGGAGATCAGCACCTGGATCGACACCGTCGAGGCCGGGAATCTCTACGTGAACCGCGGCACAACAGGGGCCGTCGTTCGCCGCCAGCCCTTCGGCGGCTGGAAGAAGTCGGCCGTCGGCCCCGGTACCAAGGCCGGCGGCCCGAACTACCTGGTGGGGCTCGGCAGCTGGGTGGCCGCGCCCACACGGTCGGCCGACGACTTCCTCACCCGGTCACGTGCCTCTGACGTGAGCGCCTGGGCTACGGAATTCGGCGTCGCCCGCGACATCTCCGGCCTCAGCGCTGAGCAGAACGTCTTCCGCTACCGGCCCGTGCCCGTGACCATCCGGTTGAACGCAGGCGAATCGCCCGAGAAGCTCGCGCGCGTCATCTCGGCGGCAGCGACGGCCGGCTCCGGCGTCACTGTCTCGGCTGCCGAGGCGGGCGCACTGACAGACGCTGTCGGGATGCTCACCTCGCGTGAGGCCGCAGCCGTCACCACAGCCGTGGCCAAGGCCGTAACGGAGTCTGACGCCGAATGGCTGGCCCGGGCATCCATTCTGCCCGCCGGTCGCATCCGGCTCATCACCAGCGACCCGGAGGCGGGTGCCGTGTTCGCGAGGGCGACAGACGGACGTGTCGACCTCGCGGTGTATTCGAACGAGGTCACCGAATCGGGTCGCCTCGAATTGCTGCCCTTCCTTCGCGAACAGGCCATCAGCGTCACCGCACACCGTTTCGGGTCGCCGACCGCTCTCTGGAGCGCCGAGGGAGGGCGGGGCTGA
- a CDS encoding DUF3892 domain-containing protein, protein MAKRRIIATRKDEFGYITHVRFDSAEASALLAVPEVILDLELGDHSYFVELPDQRAVVRHARDAGGTYLRADWEPDDRNNLLDLPDC, encoded by the coding sequence ATGGCCAAACGCCGGATCATCGCGACCCGAAAAGACGAGTTCGGGTACATCACCCACGTCAGGTTCGATTCGGCAGAGGCGTCGGCGCTGCTGGCTGTCCCCGAGGTGATCCTCGACCTCGAGCTCGGTGACCACAGCTATTTCGTCGAACTGCCCGACCAGAGGGCCGTGGTGCGCCACGCCCGCGACGCCGGAGGAACCTACCTGCGCGCCGACTGGGAACCCGACGATCGCAACAACCTGCTCGACCTGCCCGACTGCTGA
- a CDS encoding DUF202 domain-containing protein, whose translation MSGPGGSRSVFDPGLQVERTALSWQRTGLSIVVGSLVGIRVLAPVAGWWGVAAGVAGALLGVFVVVRSSIRHRVIHERLTSDDLAQLPGAGVMAVVAAAVLLAALVALGFVLLQR comes from the coding sequence ATGAGCGGGCCAGGGGGCAGCCGCAGCGTCTTCGACCCGGGCCTGCAGGTCGAGCGAACCGCCCTGTCGTGGCAGCGCACCGGCCTCTCGATCGTTGTCGGCTCGCTCGTGGGAATCCGCGTGCTGGCACCCGTCGCGGGCTGGTGGGGAGTAGCTGCCGGGGTCGCTGGCGCTCTACTCGGGGTGTTCGTTGTGGTGCGGTCGAGCATCCGCCATCGCGTGATTCACGAGCGGCTCACCAGCGACGACCTCGCGCAGCTGCCCGGCGCCGGGGTGATGGCCGTGGTTGCCGCGGCGGTTCTGCTTGCCGCACTCGTGGCACTGGGTTTCGTTCTGCTGCAGCGCTGA
- a CDS encoding YidH family protein — translation MSENRFPKRVYGVGDEPDPRFSLANERTFLAWIRTSLALIAGGVALEALSVPIAPGLRLAAALVLIAAGILAPLQAWFGWARVERAMREGRPLPGTLFAPAIAAVASIVGILLLLGYFLR, via the coding sequence GTGAGCGAGAACCGGTTTCCGAAGCGGGTGTACGGTGTCGGCGACGAGCCCGACCCGCGGTTCAGCCTCGCAAACGAACGCACCTTCCTCGCCTGGATCCGTACCTCGCTCGCGCTCATAGCGGGCGGCGTCGCGCTCGAGGCGCTGAGTGTGCCGATCGCCCCTGGCTTACGGCTCGCCGCTGCCCTCGTGCTCATCGCCGCCGGAATTCTTGCGCCCCTCCAGGCGTGGTTCGGCTGGGCGAGGGTCGAGCGGGCGATGCGCGAGGGCCGGCCGCTGCCGGGCACACTGTTCGCTCCGGCCATTGCCGCGGTCGCCAGCATCGTCGGAATCCTGCTGCTTTTGGGCTACTTTCTGCGATGA
- a CDS encoding HAD-IC family P-type ATPase, which produces MGARVGDDVVGSGLGPTEVADRQNAGLTNAVAHNSSRSFWQIFRANVFTLFNAIVATSFILLLALGQWKDALFGVTAVTNAIIGVVQEYKAKRLLDALAILTAPDVRVLRAGETLSIPSARVVLDDVLVLRTGDQVSADAVVLAAEGLQVDESLLTGESLAVERRPGDTLLSGSSVVAGNAFARATAVGSASFASGLTAEAKRFSLVHSEIRAATNRVLRWIAIALAPIMLVVINGQMQTLGGWRVALDTGSWRLGAVGAVASVIAIVPLGLVLMTSVAFAVGGVRLARQNVLIQELASVEGLARVDVLCLDKTGTLTEGSIDFDDVLVLGHGAVEEGPGVGSPMPAQDEAWKSALGWMATEPNANETAQSMKGVFGGAAAGGENQVPVAAVPFDSVSKWSAVSFASGAAGAQSGLAGTWVLGAPEIVFDEVHGDSPRSGDVRDALARASTLASSGLRTLVFAHSPVLLAADAANEGVTVLPAALAPVALLTFREKVRADAASTLRYFRTEGISLRIISGDDPRTVAAVARRVGFDAGEGFDARDLPDDLAELADLLEVQRVFGRVTPRQKETMVRALQSHGHTVAMTGDGVNDALALKQADLGIAMGSAAPATKAVARLVLLDGRFSSLPGVVAEGRRVIANVERVSMLYLSKAAYAALISVVFGLLLWGFPFLPRQLSALDGLTIGLPSFFLALMPNSRRYSAGFLRRSLSFAVPAGVIVTMAVFAVNLTARFGASVALPIEARSASVLTLAVLGLGILGVASRPFDRVRVAIIAAMIVGTVLLFTVPLARDFFELTVPQGDLLTATVVASAGGLVALEILARVRAHARWGR; this is translated from the coding sequence GTGGGCGCACGAGTGGGTGACGACGTGGTCGGCAGCGGGCTCGGCCCCACTGAGGTGGCGGATCGCCAGAATGCCGGCCTCACGAACGCCGTCGCGCACAATTCGAGCCGCAGTTTCTGGCAGATCTTTCGCGCGAACGTGTTCACGCTGTTCAATGCGATCGTGGCGACGAGCTTCATTCTGCTGCTCGCCCTCGGGCAGTGGAAGGACGCGCTCTTCGGTGTGACCGCCGTCACCAACGCGATCATCGGCGTGGTGCAGGAGTACAAGGCGAAACGGCTGCTGGATGCCCTGGCCATTCTCACAGCGCCTGACGTGAGGGTCCTGCGCGCGGGAGAGACCCTGAGTATTCCGTCGGCCCGGGTGGTGCTGGACGACGTGCTTGTGCTGCGAACCGGCGACCAGGTCTCTGCAGACGCAGTCGTCCTGGCCGCCGAGGGACTGCAGGTCGACGAATCCCTGCTCACCGGCGAATCGCTGGCCGTCGAGCGGCGGCCGGGCGATACGCTGCTCTCTGGGTCAAGTGTCGTCGCGGGCAATGCCTTCGCCAGGGCGACGGCCGTCGGCTCCGCATCGTTCGCCAGCGGGCTCACGGCCGAGGCGAAGAGGTTCTCGCTTGTGCACTCCGAGATCCGTGCCGCGACGAACCGGGTGCTGCGCTGGATCGCGATCGCGCTCGCGCCGATCATGCTGGTGGTGATCAACGGACAGATGCAGACCCTGGGTGGGTGGAGGGTTGCTCTCGACACCGGGAGCTGGCGGCTTGGCGCGGTGGGGGCCGTGGCGAGTGTGATCGCGATCGTGCCGCTCGGCCTGGTGCTGATGACGAGTGTGGCGTTCGCTGTGGGAGGGGTGCGACTGGCACGCCAGAATGTGCTCATCCAGGAACTCGCGTCGGTCGAGGGTCTCGCCAGGGTCGATGTGCTGTGCCTCGACAAGACGGGCACCCTGACGGAGGGGAGTATCGACTTCGACGACGTGCTCGTGCTCGGTCATGGTGCGGTGGAGGAGGGCCCAGGGGTTGGCAGCCCGATGCCTGCGCAGGACGAGGCGTGGAAGAGCGCACTGGGCTGGATGGCGACAGAGCCCAATGCGAACGAGACGGCACAGAGCATGAAGGGCGTGTTCGGGGGCGCTGCTGCAGGTGGTGAGAACCAGGTGCCCGTTGCCGCCGTGCCGTTCGACTCGGTGTCGAAGTGGAGTGCCGTCTCTTTCGCATCGGGAGCGGCGGGCGCGCAGTCTGGTCTCGCGGGCACATGGGTACTGGGAGCACCGGAGATCGTGTTCGATGAAGTGCACGGTGATTCGCCGCGTTCGGGCGACGTCCGTGACGCGCTGGCCCGGGCATCCACACTCGCCTCTTCGGGGCTGCGGACGCTCGTCTTCGCGCACTCGCCAGTGCTGCTGGCTGCGGATGCCGCGAACGAGGGCGTGACGGTGCTTCCAGCAGCACTCGCTCCGGTGGCGCTTCTCACCTTTCGCGAGAAGGTGCGTGCAGATGCAGCAAGCACTCTCCGGTATTTCCGGACCGAGGGGATCTCCCTTCGGATCATCTCGGGTGACGACCCCCGGACCGTCGCCGCCGTCGCGAGGCGGGTCGGGTTCGATGCCGGCGAGGGATTCGACGCACGAGACCTGCCCGATGACCTGGCCGAACTGGCTGACCTCCTGGAGGTGCAGCGTGTCTTCGGGCGCGTGACACCGCGTCAGAAAGAGACGATGGTGAGGGCCCTGCAGAGTCACGGTCATACGGTGGCGATGACAGGAGACGGAGTGAACGACGCGCTCGCTCTGAAGCAGGCCGACCTGGGAATCGCGATGGGTTCTGCTGCCCCGGCGACGAAGGCCGTCGCGCGGCTGGTGCTGCTCGACGGGCGCTTCTCGTCGCTGCCTGGCGTCGTCGCCGAAGGGCGGAGGGTCATCGCCAACGTCGAGCGGGTCTCGATGCTGTATCTCTCGAAAGCGGCCTATGCCGCGCTCATCTCGGTGGTCTTCGGCCTGCTGCTCTGGGGCTTTCCGTTCCTGCCCCGGCAGCTCTCGGCGCTCGACGGACTGACCATCGGTCTGCCGTCGTTCTTTCTCGCGCTGATGCCGAACTCCCGCAGGTACTCCGCGGGCTTCCTCCGGCGCTCGCTCTCTTTCGCGGTGCCGGCCGGGGTGATCGTCACGATGGCGGTGTTCGCCGTGAATCTGACCGCTCGATTCGGCGCCAGCGTCGCGCTGCCCATCGAAGCGCGAAGCGCCTCTGTTCTCACGCTGGCCGTGCTCGGGCTCGGAATTCTCGGTGTGGCATCGCGCCCGTTCGACAGGGTACGGGTCGCCATCATCGCTGCCATGATCGTCGGCACTGTTCTGCTCTTCACCGTTCCGCTCGCCCGGGACTTCTTCGAGCTGACGGTGCCGCAGGGCGACCTGCTCACGGCAACCGTGGTCGCTTCGGCTGGGGGCCTCGTTGCTCTCGAGATCCTTGCGCGGGTGCGTGCGCATGCCCGCTGGGGTCGGTGA
- a CDS encoding AAA family ATPase, with amino-acid sequence MAIDRSRALERPLITARLRPDNTALLRVDNVTQQITENSEGAALQSLVRQIQAEAVRVERPVRVTVTAQTGLSFLVVDIDGAIEEESFMPFEELPKPWPPPEDSGDDADEAASEDPTGDAASEESVSDTASVSSVDEEGAGNDASDTAETDDQAAGFADDEPPAPGDSVKVGAMRPTANGDTTGDRIPVSSAPFTARSSYIAAGAVAPERPEPAEAPDQPETAARAVRSKAERPAASERASAPVRTRSAEEPGSKPLSDQARRDLLEAPSFLAEPTVVEPARQGFAGFVNHLGLRLPPGATERAERSDVEEISRHLSAHRTISVINRKGGANKTPTVVNLAAVFARYGGGGVLAWDNNETMGTLGWRTDRGEHDSTVLDVLASADDLLDAKAEFGQMSKFVHHQQADKFDVLRSDEDVAGTHEMTAAEVDVVHSIAAKYYRLIFMDSGNSDRAENWLRMLDHTDQLVVPTTTMEDRAQAALLTLQAVQSRSEKAAELACNAVVIVSEWQPKESSISERMADDFRPFVRDVVIVPFDPALKAGRIQHSALQPATRRAWLAAAAAIARGL; translated from the coding sequence ATGGCAATCGACAGGAGTCGTGCCCTCGAACGTCCGTTGATCACGGCGCGGCTGCGCCCCGACAACACCGCGCTGTTGCGGGTCGACAACGTCACTCAGCAGATCACTGAGAATTCCGAGGGAGCGGCCCTGCAGAGTCTCGTCCGACAGATCCAGGCTGAAGCCGTGCGGGTCGAGCGGCCGGTTCGAGTCACCGTCACAGCCCAGACCGGGCTCAGCTTTCTGGTGGTCGACATCGACGGCGCGATCGAAGAAGAGAGCTTCATGCCGTTCGAAGAGCTGCCGAAGCCCTGGCCACCACCGGAAGACAGCGGCGACGACGCTGACGAAGCGGCATCCGAAGACCCGACGGGCGACGCTGCCAGCGAAGAATCGGTAAGTGATACGGCCAGCGTGAGCAGTGTTGATGAAGAAGGAGCTGGCAACGATGCGAGCGACACCGCCGAGACCGACGACCAGGCAGCGGGATTCGCTGACGATGAACCTCCTGCGCCGGGTGACTCGGTGAAGGTGGGCGCCATGAGGCCTACGGCGAACGGAGACACCACCGGTGACCGCATACCGGTGTCATCGGCCCCGTTCACGGCACGCTCCTCGTACATCGCAGCGGGGGCCGTTGCACCCGAACGGCCAGAACCGGCCGAAGCGCCGGATCAACCAGAGACGGCGGCACGAGCCGTACGGTCGAAGGCAGAACGCCCGGCGGCGTCAGAACGTGCCTCAGCACCCGTACGAACCCGCAGCGCAGAAGAACCAGGGAGCAAGCCACTCTCCGACCAGGCCCGCCGCGATCTGCTCGAGGCTCCGTCGTTTCTCGCCGAGCCCACGGTCGTCGAACCCGCGCGCCAGGGCTTCGCCGGTTTTGTGAACCACCTCGGGCTACGGCTTCCACCCGGAGCGACGGAGCGCGCGGAACGCAGCGATGTCGAGGAGATCTCCCGGCACCTGTCGGCCCATCGCACCATCAGCGTGATCAACCGCAAGGGCGGGGCGAACAAGACCCCCACCGTCGTGAACCTCGCGGCTGTGTTCGCCCGATATGGCGGGGGCGGCGTGCTCGCCTGGGACAACAACGAGACCATGGGCACCCTCGGCTGGCGCACCGACCGCGGTGAGCACGATTCCACCGTTCTCGACGTGCTAGCGAGCGCGGATGACCTGCTCGATGCCAAAGCCGAGTTCGGTCAGATGTCGAAGTTCGTGCATCACCAGCAGGCCGACAAATTCGATGTGCTGCGCTCCGACGAGGATGTTGCCGGCACCCACGAGATGACAGCAGCCGAGGTCGACGTGGTGCACAGCATTGCCGCGAAGTACTACCGCCTGATCTTCATGGACTCCGGCAACAGCGACCGCGCCGAGAACTGGCTGCGCATGCTCGACCACACCGACCAGCTCGTGGTTCCCACAACGACCATGGAAGACCGGGCGCAAGCCGCCCTGCTCACGCTTCAGGCGGTGCAGAGTCGCAGCGAGAAGGCCGCCGAACTCGCCTGCAACGCCGTCGTGATCGTCTCGGAATGGCAGCCCAAGGAGTCGAGCATCTCTGAAAGGATGGCCGACGACTTCCGGCCGTTCGTTCGCGACGTGGTCATCGTGCCTTTCGACCCGGCGCTCAAAGCCGGTCGCATCCAGCACAGCGCACTGCAGCCCGCCACCAGACGCGCTTGGCTCGCGGCCGCAGCAGCGATCGCGCGCGGACTCTGA
- a CDS encoding nucleoside deaminase yields MKTSFALELPAWLVSELPELPHVVQTPEQRMALVNTLADRNFREGNGGPFAAIVVDHVSGELISVGVNVVLASALSSAHAEVMALSLAQVALGSWDLGARDDRSGVHRNLELVVNWRPCAMCYGATMWSGVRHLVVAGSGPELEALTGFDEGPVRDDWAEQFESRGISVTQDVGREEALAVFRSYGEADALVYNARGSAS; encoded by the coding sequence ATGAAGACCTCGTTCGCTCTGGAACTGCCCGCATGGCTCGTCTCCGAGCTCCCAGAGCTCCCGCACGTTGTGCAGACTCCCGAGCAACGCATGGCGCTGGTGAATACTCTCGCCGACCGCAACTTCCGTGAAGGAAACGGTGGCCCGTTCGCCGCGATCGTCGTCGATCATGTCAGCGGTGAGCTGATTTCCGTGGGTGTGAACGTCGTGCTCGCCTCTGCCCTGTCATCGGCACACGCTGAGGTGATGGCACTGAGCCTCGCTCAGGTCGCCCTCGGTTCGTGGGACCTCGGTGCACGCGATGACCGCTCCGGGGTACACCGTAACCTCGAGCTCGTGGTCAATTGGCGCCCCTGCGCCATGTGCTACGGGGCGACCATGTGGTCGGGCGTCAGGCACCTCGTGGTCGCTGGCTCTGGCCCCGAACTCGAGGCTCTCACCGGCTTCGACGAGGGCCCGGTGCGTGACGATTGGGCAGAGCAGTTCGAAAGCCGGGGTATCTCGGTGACCCAGGATGTTGGCAGGGAAGAGGCCCTGGCGGTCTTCCGTTCCTACGGCGAGGCCGATGCTCTCGTGTACAACGCCCGCGGCAGCGCGAGCTGA
- a CDS encoding LysR substrate-binding domain-containing protein — protein sequence MLDVRRLRLLRELAIRGTLAEVAAALNQSPSSVSQQLAQLEKEVGVALLRKSGRRVQLTPQAEILVEHTTAVLERLELAESDLAASLESATGVVRIAVFQSAALALMPGALTLLAHEHPQLRVEMTQREPETALYETWARDFDLVIAEQYPGHAAPRHPELDKVELTTDGLRLAVPPAEFGGSGASGADVALAGMAGAAWVMEPRGAASRHWAEQTCRRAGFEPDVRFETADLQAQIRLIESGNAVGLMPDLVWTGRGTTAQLITLDGAPQRTIFTSVRRASARRPAILACRDALARTASKQPAEQMAARNSGGAQR from the coding sequence GTGCTCGATGTGAGGCGTCTTCGGCTGCTGCGGGAACTCGCCATTCGTGGCACTCTCGCTGAAGTGGCGGCGGCGCTCAACCAGAGCCCGTCGTCGGTGTCGCAGCAACTCGCCCAGCTCGAGAAGGAGGTGGGCGTCGCGCTGCTCCGCAAGAGCGGCAGGAGGGTTCAGCTCACCCCGCAGGCTGAGATTCTGGTTGAACATACGACGGCCGTGCTCGAGCGGCTCGAGCTGGCTGAATCCGACCTCGCCGCCTCCCTCGAATCGGCGACGGGTGTGGTGCGTATCGCGGTGTTCCAGTCGGCAGCGCTGGCCCTGATGCCCGGGGCGCTCACGCTGCTCGCCCACGAGCATCCGCAGCTCCGGGTGGAGATGACCCAGCGCGAGCCGGAGACGGCGCTCTACGAGACGTGGGCGCGCGACTTCGACCTGGTCATCGCCGAGCAGTACCCCGGCCACGCTGCCCCGAGGCATCCCGAGCTCGACAAGGTCGAACTCACCACCGACGGGTTGCGCCTGGCCGTGCCACCGGCCGAGTTCGGAGGATCTGGGGCCAGCGGCGCCGACGTCGCTCTCGCCGGCATGGCCGGGGCGGCGTGGGTGATGGAGCCGCGGGGCGCAGCATCGAGGCACTGGGCTGAGCAGACGTGCCGCCGCGCGGGTTTCGAGCCCGACGTCCGGTTCGAGACAGCCGACCTGCAGGCGCAGATCAGGCTCATCGAGTCGGGCAATGCCGTGGGACTGATGCCCGACCTGGTGTGGACGGGCCGGGGAACGACAGCCCAGCTGATCACCCTCGATGGCGCGCCACAGCGCACCATCTTCACCTCGGTGCGGCGGGCCAGTGCTCGCCGGCCCGCGATTCTCGCCTGCCGTGATGCGCTTGCTCGCACGGCGTCGAAGCAGCCCGCAGAGCAGATGGCGGCACGCAACAGCGGCGGGGCACAGCGGTGA